The Lytechinus pictus isolate F3 Inbred chromosome 5, Lp3.0, whole genome shotgun sequence DNA segment AGAATCTTCCACAATTTTCGAGAGTCATGCTTGTTTTCTTCGATTTGTTCTTAAAAATATTCGTTTTTGGCACTTCTTACATTCCTTTGAACTAAATATTGTCTTCTTTGAAGCATTTATGATGTTGAAATGGACCAAAGGTGGGCGATTTAGAACTTTCTGCTTTATAACTCTTCTAAATCAttccatatttatttattacttatttatttatttattatttatctatttatatattcattcatttaaaaaaaattcatttgctcttaacttcatattttattctaatattaatcttctttaaaaaatatttattttctcccttttgtattattattatttacttttgggagaagggggggggggaggtccgAGTCGGGCAACGATGCGGGTAAACGGAAGAAAGTATAAGTTAGACAAAAGGGGAAACCTACAAAATCCGTAATGACTTATTTGGGGATAATTTTCTAACATATTAATATAATTGTCATCAGAGTAGatttaacaattaaaaaaaaacatgataactTACGGGTTCTCTTGCACGACCACCAATCGGATTCCTTGACAACACCAGACACGGAGACTTGAGGGTGTAACCTCAGTTTAGCCCACATTTCAGTGGTTCCACACTTCGTAACTCCGATAACATAGAAATGAGGCAGGCAGCGCAGCACCTCCCTGTCTccttttttaatcataaaacACGGGCCTTTATAACCCGGGAGAAATTCATTCGGTAAATTCTCGAAAAATCCCTGAAAGTAAATAGAAAGTAAGCATATTCAAGTAATTTGGTTGAATggatacctggcaggaatttgtTCCTTGAAATACTAATCGCTGTAAAAAGCTTGTCAGGCTAAACCCAGGGTAGTTTTGCCTGCCCAGAAAgtaaatataaaatcatattcaCCGAGGTGACATCAGAACCTAGAATGCAACAATGAAATATCACGTGACCTATCAGTGATTCGAATCCACATAACCTGTATGAAATTTTAGGAAAGGGATTACACTCTTTTTGGAGCGCACAATTCGCAGAGGGAAAACAATTTCCCGATCTTTACAATTTGTTTATACATAgttccagtggcgtacctaggattttccaaagggggggggggcaaattcgtccgccaaaaaattggacaagcaaaaaaaaaaggttctcaaccAATAATAAAgaatttcgtaccagaaaaaaatttgacaagcaaaaaaaaaggtcatcaagtTCAAAGGAGCCACTTCtggctcgtcagggatcagttgtaactcgtcagggggcagggatacgtcccttgcatgggttgtgactcgtcagggggcagtctgccccctctgccccccgcccccccgtaggtacgctaatgCATAGTTCCCATTGTCACGATTCGCGCTGTACGAACGCCACGATTGTTCTTTCGTAGCTCCTTTTCAGGTGCCACGATCTCTTTCCCGCTCAGATTTGATCGAATACATTCCGATGGGATTGTGCCGATTGAGTACGCGGTTAGGTAAATACCTGATACGAACGTCACGATCAGATACTTGATTTAGGACTATCTGGTACGTGCATGTACGTTCGGATACGACCATTACGTACCGTTGTGGTTTGTTACTAAATAATGAGGAATGGGATCGAATGTTATCACTAATTCCGCTAATCGTGACAGTGGAAACTACATATTAATATCAGAGAAGCGGTTTAATTCTTTGAACCATTATGCTGCACAGTAAGCGTAATGAGTGAAAAGCATCTGCGGCCAAAAAAGTGATCGAGCAAGAACTTTAAAGTTTTAATAACCACTTCACATGCACTGGATTCGCGCCACGATTGAAATCGGTGGTCTTAATAGTGTAGTCACTGTAATGATCGTATCAGTACGTACAAGATCGTATCAAATCATTCAAggcaatcgtattgatcgtagaaatttttttgaatggttcaGAGTCGTAGTGTTCGTATTGGATCGTGCGACAGTGGGAACGAGATATTAAAACAAACATCTATTTAAAATAGATGTTATATACTTATAGATTAGATAGATTACGTCAAAAAACATATTGGACAACGCCTACCTATCCCCTTTTACTCATACGATATCTCGCCAAGTGGACATGAGCAAAGTCTTGGAAACCCGTTGGAGACCAAGTACGAGTTAACTAGTAGTCGGGTTTTTTTATGGGGAATGTGTGTTATCAGTGAAATCAAATCGTCTCTAATATAACGGGTTAATGGTCAGGGGGTTCTTACCGGTTTTCCTAGTTTGAAAAGGTCCTTCGGGGTACATTTGTTTTCCAGGCGAAAATCGGGCGTCGTTGGTTTCTCAATCCAGGTCACTTGTTGAATTGTCGAATTCCTGATTCTCGCTGCTGTACGCAATGTGATACCTTTATTAGAAACTGTAAAAAAGTATGGTTTGTAAATGCGTCTTGAATTCGCCTCACAAAAAAGGTGATGTTGTTACgctttttcaattgccattcgCCTTAACATACTCAGTTAAACTGAGATATACTGTCGTGAaattggtatcaaaataaagctaAATACTTTATCAAGTCTGACAATATTATGCAATCAAAGTGGTATGTCCAGCCATTGGCTAGGGACACTGCTCAGGCAGTACCTCAGGAACCTCTCGAAATTcagtaatttttttgtttttattgaatgaaatttaGCAAGCTGTTATAGATTTCGTACAATACGCCAtcctattttatatttttaatcctcggcagcccggccGTGTTCTtatgtgattagcgttcgtgattataatcatgttctagtgtggtttcacacgtgctaaatattcgtcattagccttatttttcactggaatcattattaaaattacgatttttttttaccgtgtaaAAGGGCGGTAAGAGTTTAGGAAATGGAAACATGGTTTGAATCTTCCATGAATATGTGAGGCTATTTGATTCAACCGATTTAATTCACAAAGAGGCATCCTTATTGGTTATGTGCAAAAATGGAGAAAATCGATATGTCATTacagtaaaatacaaaaaaaatagtgagtgaatgacgtcaTGGACTTTCTCTTTTGCATATAATTGCGTTGTGCTTATAACCggtttgtgtaaaaataagcaACACTGCAAcatatttcaacttttttaCGGCTACAtccttattttgatgaaatgttcagcattatgcttgcaTGCTTAATCTTTGTCCCTTTatttaaatccatttttgttggggtgcatGAACTTGCACTTTGATAGCTCATGACAGAAAAGGGTACCTGAACGGAGAGAAGAGACGCGAGAACTCGTCGgttggaaatacatgtaccagaACGTCATCATTCCAGAGAATATTAAGGCTGAAGCAAAACCAACATACATGTCACTTTTTATTGCCATATTCTGccgataaaaaaaatgatgatgttaataattatatacataatatatagcacatTAAACGTAACTTGAAAGCTTTCAAGTTCTACCCCGAGGTATTAAGCACAGTCTAATAAACCAATGAAAAGAATGATTTTTCTGTAtacacatacatatacatacactCATAAACACGCTCACacactcaccctcacacaccaCACACACCATCGTACACGCactcacactcacacacacacacacttatatatatatatatatatatgtcatgataattatgttcatcattattatctattatattattattattatcattattgttattatcattatacaaatggaaaattggggggggggggagataaaCCAAACTGAGCAGATGTACagttatcaaaataatgattattttttgtttatgattttatttgcaccatttttttttcattcattcatatgcaTTTATAACGTTCATGTATTAAAAATAgcatttacaaaacatattggAATATACAAGAACTagaaataatttatgaaatgagGAGACAGCTTAGAAGGCAGAGAAGCCTCATTGGTGCTGCCACCAatagaacaaaatacaaattatacacGGACACTTACAATATACAACACCTAGAAAACATAAATACGTAATTAACGACAAAGTctgtaatatagaaaataaattaaGTATTGTAGTTGTCAAATAGATATGATCTTAGTCTCCTTTTGAAAACGGAAAGGGAAGGGCTATCTTTCTTTTATAAAtttataaacccctcaaaaaagtttggaaatctgaatttggccattaatttctcccaactcccaattttacgcaatgcatatttgacatcattcaaaagatcatttaattttctttaaaatgataccatgcttgtcatgatcatgccatcacgaaaagagcaggattcaagaGTGTTAGAtgaagtctgaattgaaaagctgcaaaacgagcaaaaaagtttggaaatctgagtttggccattaatatCTCCCAACTTCCAATTTtccacaatgcatatttgatatcattcaaaagaccattgaattctctttaaaatgatacatatGCTTGTTAtcatcatgccatcacgaaaaaaGCAGGATTCATAGGTGCTGGacgaggtctgaattgaaaagctgcaaaacgggcagaaatagtcatgaagggtcaatataAAACATTATTCTTTTGTCTgaaaaatccattcaaatcaagcccctgcttcttcatttttttatgttttgttgtggtttatgtagtgatggttctgtgagataacctGGTTTGAGtaatggtttgaaatacccatgcatgtttgtttgtttctaatgtgtttgtttgtgcagaggtgtgtttgattccatgttaatgttgatgttaaggtgcgtgaaaacaattaaaagaaaccgctgagaaactcactcatcaccacggaaaaaagaacagtgactttcaatattgtgtcattttacgcatcagtgactaTTCGTTtatgaaatagcgccctctaatattttttggaaaatgtaTATCACCTAGAgttttctctctatctcctGTTTTTGCACTCTTTCAAAGCACAGGCGTCAATgtatgcacatcgttctgatacgattgcagttctagttatACCTTGTGGAgatgccgtggccgagtggtctaaggcgcctggctatacatggaaagtccggggttcgatccccggccgcggtacctatgcccgtgagcaatgctcttttatcctgctttcaaataaatggaaatgctatatgcgtTATTGGTAACTATAggtgtgcaaaaaaaaaaaattaaatgacgTAGATCTAACAATAGGGGTGttgtgtaatatatattttttttagttttatctaataaaacattaattctgCCATAATTGATTAACTTGTTTGTAAAAATCATATAATGCGTTTTATTCACGTTCAAAATAAGCTTATTAACAATCAACCAAGAGTTTAATTTCAAGAGCTCATTATCGAAGGTAAGAATAAGATTGAAAAACACTAGTGTCGtctgcaaacaaaataaattgcaatttgCTAGAAGCTTGACATATAATATCattaaataagaaataataggGGACCAAGAATTGAACCTTGTGGTATTTCACATGTTGTAGTATTAGAAACTGATTCTTGATTATTGCCGATAACATATTGATTACTATTAGTGAGATAACTTTCAAATAATCTGAGAGAACAAAATGGAATGATTTAATGTGTCAAATGATTTGCTTAAGTCAAGAAACAAACCtattaaattgtttttattgtcgAGGGTTTACTAACTTTGAACGTGAAATCAGTTAATGCAGAAGATGTAGAGTATCCAGAGCGAAAGCCATGCTGACAATTAGAAAGATGAATATGATGCTCAAAATATTTAAGAAGACGATTATGAAGACACTTTTCATGAATCTTTGAGAACACGGATAGTACAGAAATAGGTCAATAGTTGCTCATATTATCACATAAACCCTTTTTATAGACCGGTATAACTTAATCTATTTTgagataatgaggaaaaatacCTGAGAGAAGTGAGGCATTGTAAATAATACATAGAAAATAATGGTTTAGTGTGAGTAAGGTAACCGGAACgagaaataattataatagccTTTTTATTAATCGTAATAATCTAGACATTGAATAATTAGTAGAAGAACCCCAGGCAATATTGCAGTATTGGAGGTACTAAGATGATATTAAGGCGTTATAAATCATTAATAGTTTTGTCGTGGGATAATATTTGAGTCTGTTTAATATACCGATGTTTCTATAAATGTTGgtacaaatattatcaatatgatTATTTCATGATAATTCACTATTGACGTAGATCTAACAATAGGGGTGTTATctaataaaacattaattctgTCATAATTGATTAACTTGTTTGTAAAAATTAGGAGTAATTGGCAAGAAGAAGGCAGAATTATCATTTCGATCTAGATATCGAAAAAACGACTTTTTCGGAGAAtcttaatatttattattttgagcCAAAGATGGAccaatatgaacaaaataattattaaattcATTAGCAATTTCAATATCACTAGATATAGGTCGATTATCAACTACAATTTCATCGATATTCCGTTTAATTAACATTATTTCCCTtagttttattgattaattCCCATGTTTGTTTCATATTAGATTGTACTTGAGAAAATTGTTTtcgaaaatatttctttttggcCTTCTTtatgtcattattacatttgtttcTAAATGATATATATGAGCGTTCGTTAATGGAAGAAGgacatttaatatatttttttatataaacgacatttctttttacacatgcttcgtaattttgaattaaaccatcatttgtctcatttgcatttccTTACCTTTTAAACTATTGGAAAACACTCGTCATAAAAAAGATTTGAATGTATTAAAGAAGCTATCGTACATGTAATtaacatcattattttcataatcaacTTGCCAAGTAGCAGACTTCAGCATTTCTAAGAGTCTAATAATATCGTCTTCATTAATATCACGTTTAGCACTTTAGTAATAATCGAATCTAAATTTGTGTTGATAATATCTGTGAATACAGTAAATGGGTAGATTATCACTGTTATCTGCAAAAATAGTACCACTGAATGTGTTGTGAGATTTGTTGGTGAAAATGttgtcgttgttgttgttgttattttgaataggcaaactagtcagttttgactattgttgccttgtaaaaatgctttcctttttttttcttccaaaaacagaataatttctttgttgaaTCTATATCAGttagaaaaataaaggaaaagagaggaaagaaaagttcCTAGGAAATCGTGCAAGACCATCTCTCCTGCCCTGTACAGCACGTTATCCTGACAAGCCCGCTCGAGGAGCATTTCGAGGGCGTCTCAGGAGTACAAAAAATTGTATTCCCTATGTCTCTCAAACGTGAGCAAGGGGCGCTCTATCCGATACCTCGTAGAACTTCAATCGAATTTCCGCAAGTgaaatttatgtcaaatcagatcaatatgaacattttttttaaaactatttatAGTAGAGTAAATACTGACATTCAAGGGCCATATGATAAAGTGAAAGTGACAAGAAAGGTGCACACATAGACTAATAAGGTGAAAACATCATCAATTACATCATAAACAAATTACCCCCCAAATTATGCCAATTATACACCTTGATCAAAAAGTATCATCACGAAATATAATGATTTGCTACAATTTATTCAATTTAGTCTTGATTACACCCTGTTGTAATGGTTGCCATCCTGGCAACCGATATTGTTAACATTTAATTCAGCAAGTAATAGTGCTCGTTGAATAATAAATCTAGGGCAAACATGTAAGAAGTGGTATATCGTTTCTCTTTCATTACAGAAATCACACTTTCCAGTTGTGTGTCTTCCTGTCTTAAAAAGGAAGTCGTTTAAACCCAAACCTCCCAAACGTAATCTGTGAATCATTTTTTCACCACTTTTGTCTGTGCATAGATAATCAAAGGGTGTTTTTTCGGAGACAACTTTCTGGTATTTTCTTAATTCTGAAGTTGACTTGTCCCATCTCTTCTGCCATTCGTTTCTTGCAAGGACTAGTAcaatcttttttgtttcttggaTATTCAAACCATTATTAATCTCTATTTCTTGTTTTAGGGCTGCCTTTGCATAGAAGTCAGCCGTTTCGTTTCCATTAACCCCACAGTGAGGTGGAATCCACTCTAAGCAAATCAATGTACCTTTGTATTTTAGACAAGTAGCGGTAATTATGATTTCTCTAACGAAATTATCATCGTTGTTTTCCTTCACCGCTTCAATAGCACTCAGAGAGTCAGTAAAAACTACCACTTTATTATATACATTCAAATTTTCCAACCACTGTAGTGCCAAGACAATGGCGACCAATTCCGATCTATACGATGAtataaaattttgcattctttTACATTCGATTACCCGCATAGCAGCCACGTAAAAACAAGCAGAGGCGTTGCCGTGTGCCGGGTCTCTAGAACCATCAGTGTAAATATGGAGATTCTCTTTCCACAATTCCACTTTGTATTAATATACTCCACAGTTGTGTTGTATTGATAAAAAAACGTTATCACTTTTGGACACAAGCTCATGCAGCTTCAATCACACTTCTGGTGGAGAGAGATGCCAAGGAGGCATGGGTGTATAAGACTGAAATGATTCAGTTGTGTAGTATATCTCATCTTCCAAAACTCTTAAACCAAAAGGTTTTACGTGCT contains these protein-coding regions:
- the LOC129261274 gene encoding carbohydrate sulfotransferase 15-like isoform X2, coding for MYIKCNIDSMDCNDLYLSLNANMAIKSDMYVGFASALIFSGMMTFWYMYFQPTSSRVSSLRSVSNKGITLRTAARIRNSTIQQVTWIEKPTTPDFRLENKCTPKDLFKLGKPGFFENLPNEFLPGYKGPCFMIKKGDREVLRCLPHFYVIGVTKCGTTEMWAKLRLHPQVSVSGVVKESDWWSCKRTRSVPFSTYLDSRSANMVERFQQNDSLRNWLVTADGSPTTIYEFDNWRRFYGNNYDGPKCTAADVLFAAHPTAKLIVTIRDPVSRLYSHYCHFNNIEGSPQQFHEMVLAKIEIYKTCRTKLSARACSYTGFAVRYYSIHLSR
- the LOC129261274 gene encoding carbohydrate sulfotransferase 15-like isoform X3 codes for the protein MYIKCNIDSMDCNDLYLSLNANMAIKSDMYVGFASALIFSGMMTFWYMYFQPTSSRVSSLRSVSNKGITLRTAARIRNSTIQQVTWIEKPTTPDFRLENKCTPKDLFKLGKPGFFENLPNEFLPGYKGPCFMIKKGDREVLRCLPHFYVIGVTKCGTTEMWAKLRLHPQVSVSGVVKESDWWSCKRTRSVPFSTYLDSRSANMVERFQQNDSLRNWLVTADGSPTTIYEFDNWRRFYGNNYDGPKCTAADVLFAAHPTAKLIVTIRDPVSRSVEAKLEKKRRCLPL